The nucleotide window CTGAGAAAATCATTCTTTCAAACCATTGAAGACTATGCACGAAATGACAGGTCCATTTTTGTTCTGACCGCTGACCTTGGATATAAACTGTTTGATAACATCAGGGCAGATTGTCCAGACAGATTTTATGATATAGGTGTGGCAGAGGCTAATATGATAGGGATAGCTGCCGGGCTTTCTTCATGTGGTAAAAACGTATATTGTTACTCTATTGCGCCGTTTCTTGTGATGAGGGCTTTCGAGCAGGTCAGGATTGACGTGGCATATCATGGATTAAATGTCAAACTTGTTGGAGTTGGGGGAGGGTTTACTTACGGTCTTGAAGGCATAACTCACTTCGGACTCGAAGATTTGGCACTAATGAGATCATTGCCAAATATGACTGTTGTAGTTCCTGCTGACCCTTTTGAAGCACAAAG belongs to Nitrospirota bacterium and includes:
- a CDS encoding transketolase C-terminal domain-containing protein translates to MFVLTADLGYKLFDNIRADCPDRFYDIGVAEANMIGIAAGLSSCGKNVYCYSIAPFLVMRAFEQVRIDVAYHGLNVKLVGVGGGFTYGLEGITHFGLEDLALMRSLPNMTVVVPADPFEAQRLAAVSVRYQGPMYIRLGKTGEPCVYDAEPDFEIGEATILKDGKDLAIFAIGNMVYTGKQLLGLLTRKGISATLINMHTLKPLDITAVNQIAEVHDIILSLEEHNIHGGLGSAVAEVLAEN